A single region of the Serinus canaria isolate serCan28SL12 chromosome 11, serCan2020, whole genome shotgun sequence genome encodes:
- the HERPUD1 gene encoding homocysteine-responsive endoplasmic reticulum-resident ubiquitin-like domain member 1 protein — MDEPLSLLVRSPAQRHRDLRLSAQPAWTVRRLKTELRRLLPDAPPEEDQKLIYSGKLLLDHHCLGELLPKHGELHALHLVYNFKTPANMQGTKSEVKADQPKLPSEARQESNVSSSNGARSRSSSGVQSSAEGSNGLQTTQHPFQSVAPGFSAYTTYSLLQMSWFQQIYARQYYMQYLASAAASADPSHARHSQEIPVAPVTPPAPLPDPFPAQNQPGNQNVAAQVNAVADQNLRMNAQGGPLMEEDEEGGNRDWLDWLYSATLLYVFVNMVYFYSSISRLLLVMGGTVLMYLHHAGRFPFRRRPGQPFPGNVPPQAALNQDQNNNFQGENGGRTNESEAPPDEGQAFQELQQASPSLVSTVWVFFKTFFASLLPEGPGLTRN; from the exons ATGGACGAGCCGCTGTCGCTGCTGGTCCGGAGCCCTGCGCAGCGGCACCGCGACCTCCGCCTCAGCGCCCAGCCTGCCTGGACCGTGCGCCGCCTCAAGACCGAGCTGCGCCGGCTCCTGCCCGACGCTCCG ccTGAAGAGGACCAAAAGCTGATTTAttctgggaagctgctgcttgaTCACCATTGTCTGGGAGAATTGCTGCCAAAG CATGGGGAGCTGCATGCTCTTCATTTGGTATACAACTTCAAGACTCCTGCAAATATGCAAGGAACCAAATCAGAG GTTAAAGCTGATCAGCCCAAGTTACCATCAGAAGCCAGGCAGGAATCAAATGTGTCTTCCTCAAATGGTGCAAGGTCGAGGAGCTCTTCAGGTGTCCAGTCATCAGCAGAAGGCAGTAATGG GCTGCAAACAACTCAGCATCCCTTCCAGAGTGTGGCTCCTGGCTTCTCTGCTTACACAACCTACAGCCTGCTTCAGATGTCCTGGTTCCAGCAGATTTATGCAAGACAGTATTACATGCAATA cttggcttctgctgctgcatctgctgaCCCATCCCATGCACGGCATTCTCAGGAGATACCAGTGGCACCAGtgacacctccagctcctctcccagacCCATTTCCTGCCCAAAACCAGCCTGGAAACCAGAATGTTGCAGCTCAGGTTAATGCAGTGGCTGACCAGAACTTGAGGATGAATGCCCAAGGGGGGCCCCTCatggaggaggatgaggagggtggCAATCGAGACTGGTTGGACTGGCTCTACTCAGCAACACTGTTATATGTTTTTGTCAACATGGTCTATTTCTACTCCAGTATCAGCAGACTCCTCCTCGTCATGGGTGGCACTGTTCTGATGTATCT GCACCATGCGGGACGGTTCCCATTTAGGCGAAGACCAGGTCAGCCCTTCCCAGGCAATGTTCCTCCTCAAGCTGCTCTAAACCAGGATCAGAACAATAATTTTCAG GGGGAAAATGGAGGCAGAACAAATGAGTCTGAGGCACCTCCTGATGAGGGACAAGCTTTCCAAGAACTGCAGCAGGCCAGCCCTTCACTTGTGAGCAcggtgtgggtttttttcaagactTTCTTTGCCTCCCTCCTTCCAGAAGGGCCTGGACTGACCCGTAACTGA